GATGTCGTGCGACCATCGGATCATCGACGGGGTGGTCGCGGGTCGGTTCCTCCAGGAACTGAAGCGGTTCCTGGAAAATCCGGCGAGCCTGCTGCTGTGAGCCATGCTTCGCTAGAATGATGGTGTGACCCGCGCGTGCACCATCAGCGCAGGCCCGAAAGGATCTCAGCTTGGCAAACTCCCGCTACGACCTGGTGGTAATCGGCTCCGGACCCGGCGGCTACGTTGCCGCGATTCGCGCCAGCCAATTGAAAATGAACGTCGCGGTAGTGGAGCGCGACCGCCCGGGCGGCGTGTGTCTTAACTGGGGCTGCATCCCCTCGAAGGCTTTGCTGAGTTCCGCCGAGGCGATGGAGACCATTCGGGGCGCGAGCCGGGAGCATGGAATTGAAGTCGGCGAAATTCGTTTTGATTTCAAGAAAGTGATCGCACGCTCGCGAGCCGCGGCCGAGAAGCTCTCGCGCGGCGTCCGTTTTCTGTTCAAAAAGAATAAAATCGATTTGTATGAAGCCAATGCAGAGGTCATCGGACCGAACACGGTGGCGCTGCAGGCACTGGACGGCAAGCCGGCTCTCGACGTTAAGCGGCTCGAGGCCGAGCGCATCCTGCTCGCGGCGGGCTCCGGCGAACGATTGTTCCCGGGCATGCAGATCGGCGACGGCGTGATGACCAGCAAGGAAGCGCTGGTGCGTGATTCGCTGCCAGCCAGCATCGCCATCATCGGCGCCGGCGCAATCGGGCTCGAGTTTGGCTACTTTTACCAGGCGTTTGGCACCAAGGTGACGATCATCGAGCTCGAAAATCAGATGCTGCCCGGCTTTGATGCGGAAATCGCCGAGGAGCTGCGCCGCGCGTTCGTCAAGCGCGAAGTTATCGTGCTGCTCGGTCACGGCTACAAGTCGATGGCGCGCGACGGCGATATGTGGAGCGTCACGGTTGATGGCGCGGGCGCGGAGAAGTCCGTCCAGGCTGAGGCCGTGCTGGTGGCGGTGGGACGCGCGCCGCTGAGCGCAAAGCTTGGACTGGAGAAGGTCGGCGTGGAGTTGGAGCGGGGAGGATTCATCAAGATCGATGACTCATTCCGTACCACCTGCCCGAGCATCTATGCGATCGGGGATGTTGGGCGGCCTCCCCTGCTCGCGCACAAGGCTTCAGGTGAGGGAGTCGCCGCGGTTGAGATCATGGCGGGAGTCCGTCAGCCCGGGTTCGATTTGCTCTCGATCGCGGGCTGCATCTACTGCGAGCCCGAAGTCGCCACGGTCGGGCTTAGCGAGGCGGATGCGAAGGCGCGCGGGATCGAGGTAAAGGTCGGCAAGATTCCGTTCCGGGCCATGGGAAAGGCGGTCGCGATCGGTCACCCCGACGGGTTTGTCAAGCTGGTGGTCTCCAAAGAGTACAGCGAAGTGATCGGATGCCAGATAATCGGCAACCACGCGACCGATCTGATTTCGGAGGTGGTGCTCGGCAAAACCCTGGAAGCGACCACCGCCGAATTCGGGCATACCGTACATCCACATCCGACGATGTCGGAAGCCATTATGGAAGCAGCGCTGGCCGCAGAGGGTGAGGCAATAAATTACTAAACCTCCCTGACCCGGTTCAAGACAACCAGCGGAGTAGTTCACTGATCAAGATGGGAGAGCAACTCGCGATAGTCGACTTGGGAAATGTCGAATACCAGCGCGCGCACGCCCTCCAGCAAGCGCTGGTCGGGGCGCGGCTGCACGAGCAGATATCCGACACCCTCCTGGTCCTCGAACACCCGCACGTCTACACGCTCGGCCGCGGCGCTGACGAGAAGTTCATCCTGGCCCCGCGTGCCAAGGTGCCTGTCATCCGGGTCTCGCGCGGGGGGCAAGTCACCTATCACGGACCCGGGCAAGTAGTCGCCTATCCGATCCTGAAACTCGAAGGGCCGGCGCGTGACGTGGGCCGCTATCTGCGCCAATTGGAGCAGGTCATGATCGACGCGCTCGCACAGCATGGCGTTTGCGCGGAGCGCCGCGACCGGCTCACCGGAGTCTGGATCGGAGCCCGCAAGATCGCGTCGATTGGAGTGGGTATTCGCCGCTGGGTCACGTATCACGGGCTCGCACTCAACCTAAGCACGGATTTGTCTTATTTCGATTCGATCGTCCCGTGCGGAATCGAGGGATGTCGAATGACTTCGCTGGCACGACTGGGGCGCGAGGATATCGGCATGGCCGAATTCACCTACAGTCTGTGCGAGAATTTTCGCAAGGTTCTTGGCTACGCCCAGCTGACTTACCCGAACGGTGAGACAATCTGGAGCTGGTCGGACCAGCGACCGAATAGCGCCGAACCTCCCGCAAATGAAGCCTCCGGCTAGCAGATATGGTTGAGCGGAAACATCCCGACTGGATCAAAGTTCGCGCGCCCGTCTCGCCCGAGTATTTCCGTACCCGCGCCATCCTCGGCGAACTGAAACTGCACAGCGTCTGCCAGGAGGCATGCTGTCCGAATATCGGTGAATGTTTCTCGCATCACACCGCCACCTTCATGCTCATGGGCGATGTCTGCACGCGCAATTGCCCCTACTGTGCCGTAGCCCATGGCAAAGTCCGCCCGCTCGATCCGGATGAGCCGCGGCGCATCGCCGAGGCGGTCGCTCGACTTGGTCTCCAACACGTTGTCGTGACCTCGGTGGATCGCGATGATCTGCCGGATGGTGGAGCGGCGCATTTCGCAGCAACCACGCGCGCAATCAAACAGGCGCTGCCCGCAACCCGGGTCGAGGTTCTGGTGCCAGATTTCCAAGGATCGTTCGCCAGCGTCGAAACGGTCGTGGCCTCTCCGGTCGACATTTACAACCATAACGTGGAGACGGTGCCGAGCCTGTATCGCAAAGCACGGCCGGGCGGGCAGTACCGCCGTTCTCTCGAGGTTCTATGGCACGCAAAAGATCGCGCGCGATCGCTTAAACGAAACCTCCTCACCAAGACCGGAGTTATGCTCGGCCTGGGCGAGCGACGCGACGAACTGCTCGAGGTGATGCGCGACTTGCGTGAAATCGAGTGCGACATACTGACCCTAGGCCAATATCTCCGCCCCTCCAAGGAACACCTTCCCGTCGAACGTTACGTCACTCCGCAGGAATTCTCCGATCTGAAGCGGACCGGTATGGAACTCGGTTTCCGCCACGTGGAGTCGGGTCCCCTGGTGCGCAGCTCTTACCACGCCTGGGAACACGTTAACTGAAGCCACTGGAAGGTTTCTTGGTCGAGGTTCTGAGACTCGACCTGGTCTCGTTCAATGTCGAATCAGGTCGAAGCCTGAACTGGGCTTGTGACCGGCCGGAGGCAGAGCGCTAAGCGGCTCATCGTCTAAGCCTCGCGGACCTCTTTCAGGGCAACCCCAACTATCGCCGGGCGATAGCACTGGTGTTCAGGGTACAATCACAGCCTCGATAGCCGCCGGGATAGTCCCGCGCGTAGTTGCTGACGCTAACCAAAATCTGGCCAGCGTTTTCGCCAGACAGAAACGGGCTGCCAGTGACCAACACCGACAGCCCGCTGGATTTCAACAGCCTTGGCGTCCACTGCCTCAGTTCCTGGACCTCAGTTCCTGAACCTGGTGTTGGCGAGTCTGCAGGTAGAAATCCTGTACCGCTCCGTAGAGATCGACTGCATAACGGTCGGCTTCTTCGAACTGATCCATGTGCTGCGAGCGGTAGTTCACCGCTTCGCCCAGACGCCATCCAGCGCTCGCGGAAAATGGCACCCACCAGGACACATTGGTCATATAGGTGAGGTAGGTCAGCGGGTTCATGAACGCGTCGGCGGCTTTTCCTGCCGTGTCGGTCACCGTCGAAGGGCCAAGGAAGGGCAGCATCAGATAAGGCCCCGCAGGAACCCCGTAGTAGCGAAGGGTCAGGCCGAAATCGTTCGGACGCTCCTGAAGCCCAAACCACGTCCCCGCGGGATCAAAAAATCCAGCCAGGCCCAGGGTGCTGTTGATGCCAAAACGCGCAACCTCGGTACCGGCCTGTGGAAAATGCAATTGAAACAGACTGTTGGTGAAGCGAGGGATTACGTTGACGTTATCGAAGAACTTGCTGACGTGCTCGCGCACCGGCTCGGGCGCGATGAAGGAGTACCCCTTTGCAACCGGCCGCAAAACCCAGTCATCAAGCTTCAGGTTGACGCTAAACATCGTCTCGTTGAAGGGCGCCAACGGGTCGCTATACACCGCCTGGCTCTCGCCCGGGGGCAGATTCTCGGCCCCCTGAACGGCGCCTTGGCTGACGGGGTTGTTGCTCAGCGGCGCGATGTCCTGCGCCGAAGCCGTCGCGACAAAGGATAACGCGACGAGCAATGAAACCGCCGCGATGGCGCGAGATACGAATCGGCTGCCGATTCGATTCCCCTGTTTTCTGATAAACGCTTTCGTGCTCATCTCCGCCAATCAAAGCTCCTTAGGACGAGCGGTCCACCCGAATGTTGCTAGGCTACCATTATCGCCGATTGGGGCAAGCAGCCGGTCAGGTTCCCATCGACGCTGCCAACGAGGCCTCTTTGCTCTTAAGATCGCCAATGAGCGTGCTGTAACCCTTGGTCGCCATGATCCGGTTAAACTGATTGCGATAGTTCGCGATGATACTGACCGCATCGACGGTTACATCGTAAATCTGCCAGCGACCCTCCTTGTTAAGTAGCCGGAATTCGAGATCAATCGGACTCTTCCCCGGCATCAGCACGTTGGTCTTGACCATTGAGTATTGCGTGCCGTCGTTCTGCGCACTCAGGTACTTGACGTCGCCGCTGGTGAATTCGTTGATTTTAGCGAGATAGGAATTCTCGATAAAGGTGACGAACACCTTCTGGAATTCCTGCTGCTGGTCGGGGGTAATCTGCTTCCAGTAGTACCCCATTGCCGATTTCGACATGGTCCTGAAATCGAAGGTCGCAGACACGATATCGCGCAATTTCTGCTGGCGCGTCGCGGTGGGAGTCTGCTTATCGCGCAAGACCTCCAGCGCCTGGCCAACGGTCGTCTTTACCACCGTCATGGGGTCATCCGCGGCCGCTGCCAGCCGGCTGGCGCCCGAGACCAGCAGAATTGTGCCTAGTGTGAGCGCGGCAAGGCGCTTGAACCTACTGCCTTTGAGAAGAGCTTTTGAACTTCGCATAGCGTCACTTCTTGGGCGGATTGTTCGGTGGGGATTGCTGACTTTCCTGGTTCCCGCCACTCGCGCCGTTGTGGTTTTGGTCGTCGGGCTTCGTGCCGAGGTTGTTGATCATCTGGCCGATCGCGTTCTCAAGAACGAACGAGGATTCGGTCTGTATGATTCGGCCTCCGTCAGCTAGGATTTTTTCACTTGGCCCGAGCTGGATCGATATGTATTTGCCACCGATGATGCCGGTGCTTCGTATCGAAGCGATCGCCTCGTCGTCGATTTTCACGCCATGGTTTATCTGCATCGTGACGCGCGCCTGATTGCCGACCAAGATTTCGCTGAGAACCTTGCCGATTTGGACCCCCGCGATATCCACCTCGTCGCCGTCCTTCAGACCGCTGATATTGTCGAAGTTTGCATATAGCCGGTAGCTCGGCGTTGGCAGGATCGAAATCTGTCCGAGCCTAAACGAGAGAATTGCCAGCGCCACGATGCCCAGCAGGGCGAAAAGACCAACGATAAATTGTGTCGCGCGACTTGCGTACATGTTCAGGAACTCACCTGATTGTTCTCCAAATCATCACCCGCGGCCCTGCCCGCCAAAAACTGTTTGAAATCCTCGTCGCCTGAAGCCGTGAGCTCGTCAACCGTACCCACCAACTTCATCTTTCCGCGATGCATGAACGCAACGCGATCCGAGATCGAGAAGACTTCCGGCACATCGTGGCTCACCACTATCGCGGTCAGGCCGAAATCCTGCTGCGTTTTGCGCACCAGCCGGTGAATCGACCCGGTGCGAGTGGGATCGAGCCCCGTGGTCGGTTCATCGAGCATCAGGATTTTCGGCTGGGTCACGAGCGCCCGCGCCAGGGCCGCGCGCTTCTGCATGCCGCCGCTGAGCTCGGACGGGAACTTGTCTTCCATTCCCTCTAGACCGACCGCAGCCAGGGTCTGCTGCACTCGGCGATTAATCTCTTCGCGCGCAAGATCGGTCTTCTCGACGAGCGGGAACGATACGTTGTCAAATACGCTCATCGAATCAAACAGCGCTCCGGCCTGAAATAACATCCCAAACTTCTCGCGAACCGCATTCAAGCCTCGGTTGCCCAGCTTCGTGATCTCGATGCCGTCTATGGTTATCGAGCCCGAGTCGGGACGCAGCAACAGGTTCAAGTGCTTCAGGAACACCGTTTTGCCGCATCCGCTCGGACCTACGATGGTCGTAATGGTCCCGGTCGGAACCGTCAGATCCACACCATCGAGCACCTGCTGGCGGTCGAAGCGGCGCTTGAGTCCGCGGACCTCGATTGCATTCCCGGTGGTCGTGCCGTTGCTCTCGAAACTCATCGCAAATTGCCCATGCTACAAGAGAATCGAGCCCATGAAATAGTCCCACGCCAGCACCAGCACGCTGGATAGGACAACCGCCTCGGTGGTGGCGCGACTGACGCCGGTGGCCATCCGCTTTGCGTGATAGCCTTTGTAACAACATACCGACATTACCACTACGCCAAATACCAGCGCCTTATAGAGAGTTAATGCGATGTCGTGGCGAGTCATATTGGCGGCGAGATTGTTGAAGTACGCCCCACCCGACGCGCCGAGGAGGCGGCACCCGACCAGGTACCCGGCCCAGATCCCTATGACGTTAAAGGTGACCGTGAGAATTGGGAAACTCACAACCCCCGCGATCATGCGAGGCGATACCAGGTATTGGAGCGGATTTATCGCCATCACCGTGAGCGCGTCGATCTGCTCGCTCGCCTGCATCGAACCGAGTTCCGCCGCCATCGCTGAGCCTGCGCGCGCGGCGATCATCAAGGCGGCGAGAACCGGCCCCAACTCACGCACCAGCGCGAGCCCCACCAGCGTCCCGAGCGAGTCTTCTGCGCCAAACAGATGGAGGGTGTGATAGCCCTGCAGCCCGAGCACCATTCCGGTGAAGGTTGCGATAAGCACTATCAGCATGAGTGACTCGGCGCCGATAATCCTGACCTGACGCAAGGCCAACCGCGGCTTGTACGGCGGCAGCAGCGTGTAGAGGACGGATCGAAACAGAAACAGGACGAAGTTTCCCAGCGCGACGATACCATCGAGAATAAACGCGCCCAGGCGCTCGACTAATTCGACTATCGACATTGGCCTGCGGAACCGAGTCTCAGTGCTGTGCGATCCCGAGGCGAACCAGCTGGTTCAACGTGTGAGTGGTGGACGATGCACGCACGAATTCGTAGAGGTCCTGCGGCAGATCAAGATCGAGCGCCGGACGCGCCAGCCGCAACACTCGGCAGGCGAGGTTTCGGCTCTGGCAGTTATCGAGATGACGTACCAGGCTCAATCTGCCGAATTGGGTCGGTACGACATCGGCGGGAGAGCGCGCGATCACATTGGTACCGCTAAAATCTCGCGAGGGTACCAGTACGGCGCCACCGCCCGCGGGCATGGCGTCGAAGACCTCGTTGATATCGCCGCCGGTGATCGCCGGAATGTCGGAAAGAACGGTGCACACGGTGGCGGCGCCCTTTGCCACCAGTCGTTCGGTAGCGAGTGCCACCGCCACATTCAGTCCGCGCGGAGTCTGCTCATCGATCGCCAATGCACCGCCCTCGCGCGCGAGGCTCAGCAACCCGCAGTCCGAGGTGACCACCGCCACGCAGTCCGCGTTGCGCGCGGAAAGCGCGGCCGCGAGCACGTCACGAAACATCGCCTCTGCCAGTATCTTTCGCTCGGCCGGCGGCAGCACCGAAGCCAGCCGATTCTTGGCAAACGCGAGCTCCTTCGCGGCGATCAAAATTGCGCGCACGGCGTCACTTTATAACCTACCGAACAGGCGTAGCCAACGGATGCGGTGATACCGGCCACCAGGGCACGCGACACCTTTTGACATTCTGCTTGACACCGTTTGGAGCCAAGCCAAGATAAGGGATGAACCGGGTTGCGTCAGCCGCGGCCCGCAAACCCTTCTACATCCGGGGGACCCCAATGCCCACAATCGGCCGAATCTCATCGCTGCTTGTCCCTGCCGTGGTGCTGGCATTTGCAACGACCTCGGTGAGCGGATGTCACCGGGAATCGGTTGAGGATTACCTCGCCGCCGGCGACTCCGCAATGCAGGCAAACAAGCTGGCCGACGCCGAACATCAGTACTCGGAAGCGGCGAAAGCCGCGCCCAACGATCCGAGAGTCCATGTCGCGCTCGGCAACCTCTACACCTTCGAGCACAAACCACAGCCGGCGCAAGTGGAAGACATGAAGGTTATCGATCTCGACCCGCGCAACCCGGCAGCACACGTCGCGCTCGGTAATCTGTATCTCGATCAGCAGGAGACACGGCAAGCCGAGGAACAATATCGCGCGGCGATCGCGCTCGATCCCTCCCACGCCAACTACTACCTGCAACTCGGTGAGGTGCTGAGCCGCGAAGGCCGGAGCGCCGATGCAGAAGCGCAGTACCGCACCGCAATCGGACTCGATCCCAAGAGCGCACAGGCGCATCTGGCGCTCGCGAACTTTCTAAACAGCCAACCCGGGCGCCAGGCAGAGGGTGATGCCGAACTCTCCACGGCACGAATTCTCGACCCCAAGCTCGCCGCCTCCGCACCGCCCGCCGCTGGCTCAACCGAGGAGGGGGCGCCCGCGGGAGCGGCGGCCTCAGGCTCGACAAAGATTAAGCCGCTCAACAAGGTTTTCCTGCTCACCAAGAACTCGCCGGTCTACGAAAGCCCCGATACCACCAGCAACGTGGTCGGACAGGTCCATAAGAAGAAGTACGTGCATGTGGTCGGATTGGCCGGGAGCTATCTGCAAATCAAATTGCGCAACGGTACCGTGGGCTTTGTGCCCGAGACCGCCGCCGAGTAATAGGCAATTCAGAGGCTGCAATTTCGACCAATCGGGAGAAACCAGGGCCATGGCCAACGAGGGGATTCTGGAACGCGAAGTCGATTTTCCGGGTAAGGCCTGTACGCTCAGCGCGTATACCGCGGAACCGCAGGATGGTCCGCCTGCCCTGCCCGCGGTCATCGTCGTGCAGGAATGGTGGGGACTGAACGATCATATACGCGACGTTGCGCGGCGCTTCGCGCGCGAAGGATACGTCGCCGTGGCGCCGGATCTCTATTCTCGCCAGGGCCACAAGGTCGCCAACGACCCCAATACCGCCGCTCAGCTGATGGGTGGTCTGAAGCAAGCCGACGGAATCGAGGATCTCAAGACCACCGTCGCATGGATCCGTGATCAGAAACGGACGCGATCCTCCAAGATGGGCATCATTGGCTTCTGCATGGGCGGGAGCTATGCGCTTCTGTTACCCTGCGAATCGAAGGAACTCTCGGCCGCGGCTCCCTTCTATGGAGAGATACCGCCCGACAACAAGATCCGCGAGCTGTCCTGTCCGGTTTTTTATGCGTACGACACCAACGATGGATGGATTAATCGTTCGGATGTCGATCGGTTGCAAAAGGCCCTGCGGGAATTTGGCAAGCAGGGCACGGTGAAGCTCTACCCGGGATGCTCTCACGGATTTTTCAACGACACCCGTCCCGACGTCTACAACGCAGAAGCCGCTCGCGATGCATGGCATCAGGTCCTGCAATTGTTCAGTGCGAATTTGAAGGGTTGAGGGAGAATACGGGGTCGCCGTCGATACTAATTCGGAGCTGACTCTGGTAGCGCCGTCCCGGCGGCGCCTTCTTCTGCCCTCATTTCTAGCGCCCAGGTCTCAATATTTGGTCCGCTCAGGTAGATGAGACGCCCCTCGTCGGGCGTGCGCTCGCGAAGCCAGCGCGCGACGATTTGCATCGGTTCCAGTTCGTCGCGTGTAACCGGCCTTGCCTTATAGCGCTCGAAGTGTTGGATAACAAAGTCTCTTACTTCCGTCCCCGCCGCTGGCGAATCTAGTTTCCGGGTCAGGGCGAGTCGTCCCGAGAGAACCACGTGTGCGGCGCGGTCGTCGTCGGAACCAGTGACGATGACCAGGTTGTTCTCGGTGATGACCTGGCTCAGCCGCGAGGCGCGGTGCGACAGGGTCACCAGCGATTCCAGGTCACGGCGCAATCTCGCCGCTTCCTCGTAGCGCAGCGCGGATGCGGCGTCATCGCGAGCGCGTGCCAGGTCGCCCAAAAGCTGCCCTCCGCGTCCTTGCAAAAAAACCATCGCCCGGCGTACGCGGACTCCATAGGCGTCGGCGCTGATGCCCGCGTTGCAGGGCGCGCAACAATGACCCATCTGCCCGTAGAGACAAGGCGAAAAGTCGGGATCGGGCGCAAGTCTTCCGGAGCAGGTCCGCAAACCCAGAATTCTCGACAGCGCATGTATGGAATGGTCGAGGCTGCGTCGTCCGATGAACGGACCCAGATACCTGACCCCGGGACGTGCGCCTATCCGGGGCGCGACCACAACGCGCGGAAATTCGTCGCTCAGGTCCAGCTTGATGAAATAGGCCGGCGCGACCGACTTCAGCATTCGGTTGTATGGTGGCTTGAGTTCGCGAATCAGCTCCGACTCAAGCAATGCTGCCTCCAGCGCCGATCGCGCGACGCGCGTCTCGATGGCGTAAACATGGCTGATAAGCTCTGCCGTCTTGGCGTTAACCGCCGCGGTGAAATACGACCCGACGCGCTCGCGCAGGCGGCGGGCTTTGCCGACGTAGAGCAGGTCGCCACGCGCATTGCGCATCAGATAAACCCCGGGCGCCAGGGGCAGCGCCGCAATGTCTTCGGGCGAAACATGCCGCTCGATGCGACGACCGGAAGGGCCGCGGCCATGCAGATCAAGCAAGCGGTCGAGCCGGCCAATTCCCATGTTTTCCGCTATTTCCAGAAAGACGCTCAAAATTTCAGCCGCCATGCGCGCATCGCCGAGACCGCGATGCCGTCCGGCGGTAGACAATCCGAAATGCTCCGCCAGCAGATCGAGGCGTCTTCGCTTGAGCGATGGAAGAAAGCGTCGTGCCATGCGCAGCGTGCACAGGATCGGATTGCGCAACCCGATTCCAAAGATTCGACGGAATTCGAAGTTCAGAAATGAAAAATCGAACGTGGCGTTGTGCGCGACCAGCACCGAGGGACCAAGAAAGTCGCGAAACGCGGGCAAGACCTTTTCGATCGGTGGCGCCGCGGTCACCATCTCATTACTGATCGAGGTGAGCCCACTGATGAAGCGCGGAATCGGCCCCTGAGGCCGCACCAGCGTCTCAAATGACTCGACCATTCTGCGCCCCACCATCCGATAAGCGCCGATCTCGATGATCGTGCCGGGTCCCGCCCGCCCGCCGGTGGTCTCCAGGTCAACGACGCAGAACGACGCTTCGTTCAGCGGCACCCGCAGCGCCGCGCACCTGCGCAACGACCACAGCGAGGTCGCCGTATCGAAAACAAAATTGGGATCGGAAGCGAGCAGCGTGTTGACGATCCGCGCGGCGAGTTCCGGATCAGAGCCAGCGCCCGACAGCAACAGGCCCAGCAGTTCGCGCGCATCGGCCCCCGCCGGCCGCGACTCCAGAAACGCGTACAGTTTCTCTTTGGTAGTCGCACGCGGATCGCGTGCAGTATTCAATCTCACCGTCTCCACGACCAACCCAGCCTCACCCGGCTAAAACGACTATCAAGTCGCTCCGCGGATGGGAATGCGGGGAATCCGGGAGTCAGTCGGTTGATTTCATGGAAGTTTAGCGCTATCGCGCTGGCGGCCGAGACGCCCCGCGCCGATGCGCGTATCTTACAGGGCCAGTAGCGCCGTAGTGCGCGCCTTCGCGAGGAGTTGCCGCTGCTCTCGCGCTCCGCGTCAGCCCAGTAGCGCGCCGTGGCAGCGGAGGATCTGATTGTCGTCGCGGCCCGCCATGGAACATCGCTTCTACCGTCACGCAAGAACTGGTTCTGGCGGTGATCTTTGCACCCGCGATGGCCAGGTAGGATTAAGAAGCTGACGGAGCTGCAGCAAGACTGCATGGCCCGGTCGTCTCCATAGGGCGAAGGCTGGCTATTGGTCGGCGCGGAGTCGCAGGCCGTTCCACATTCGGTCGGCGGATTCGCTGACTTCGCGCCGAGCACGCTGTTTGTCGGAAGCGTGCGCAATCAGCCGCGCGGCTTCATTCATCGCCCCCATAATCATATGGGCCAGAGGCTCGACCGGTTGTTTTTCGATGATGCCAGCGGC
Above is a window of Candidatus Binataceae bacterium DNA encoding:
- the lpdA gene encoding dihydrolipoyl dehydrogenase, whose product is MANSRYDLVVIGSGPGGYVAAIRASQLKMNVAVVERDRPGGVCLNWGCIPSKALLSSAEAMETIRGASREHGIEVGEIRFDFKKVIARSRAAAEKLSRGVRFLFKKNKIDLYEANAEVIGPNTVALQALDGKPALDVKRLEAERILLAAGSGERLFPGMQIGDGVMTSKEALVRDSLPASIAIIGAGAIGLEFGYFYQAFGTKVTIIELENQMLPGFDAEIAEELRRAFVKREVIVLLGHGYKSMARDGDMWSVTVDGAGAEKSVQAEAVLVAVGRAPLSAKLGLEKVGVELERGGFIKIDDSFRTTCPSIYAIGDVGRPPLLAHKASGEGVAAVEIMAGVRQPGFDLLSIAGCIYCEPEVATVGLSEADAKARGIEVKVGKIPFRAMGKAVAIGHPDGFVKLVVSKEYSEVIGCQIIGNHATDLISEVVLGKTLEATTAEFGHTVHPHPTMSEAIMEAALAAEGEAINY
- the lipB gene encoding lipoyl(octanoyl) transferase LipB, with translation MGEQLAIVDLGNVEYQRAHALQQALVGARLHEQISDTLLVLEHPHVYTLGRGADEKFILAPRAKVPVIRVSRGGQVTYHGPGQVVAYPILKLEGPARDVGRYLRQLEQVMIDALAQHGVCAERRDRLTGVWIGARKIASIGVGIRRWVTYHGLALNLSTDLSYFDSIVPCGIEGCRMTSLARLGREDIGMAEFTYSLCENFRKVLGYAQLTYPNGETIWSWSDQRPNSAEPPANEASG
- the lipA gene encoding lipoyl synthase; amino-acid sequence: MVERKHPDWIKVRAPVSPEYFRTRAILGELKLHSVCQEACCPNIGECFSHHTATFMLMGDVCTRNCPYCAVAHGKVRPLDPDEPRRIAEAVARLGLQHVVVTSVDRDDLPDGGAAHFAATTRAIKQALPATRVEVLVPDFQGSFASVETVVASPVDIYNHNVETVPSLYRKARPGGQYRRSLEVLWHAKDRARSLKRNLLTKTGVMLGLGERRDELLEVMRDLREIECDILTLGQYLRPSKEHLPVERYVTPQEFSDLKRTGMELGFRHVESGPLVRSSYHAWEHVN
- a CDS encoding VacJ family lipoprotein; this encodes MSTKAFIRKQGNRIGSRFVSRAIAAVSLLVALSFVATASAQDIAPLSNNPVSQGAVQGAENLPPGESQAVYSDPLAPFNETMFSVNLKLDDWVLRPVAKGYSFIAPEPVREHVSKFFDNVNVIPRFTNSLFQLHFPQAGTEVARFGINSTLGLAGFFDPAGTWFGLQERPNDFGLTLRYYGVPAGPYLMLPFLGPSTVTDTAGKAADAFMNPLTYLTYMTNVSWWVPFSASAGWRLGEAVNYRSQHMDQFEEADRYAVDLYGAVQDFYLQTRQHQVQELRSRN
- a CDS encoding ABC transporter substrate-binding protein, whose translation is MRSSKALLKGSRFKRLAALTLGTILLVSGASRLAAAADDPMTVVKTTVGQALEVLRDKQTPTATRQQKLRDIVSATFDFRTMSKSAMGYYWKQITPDQQQEFQKVFVTFIENSYLAKINEFTSGDVKYLSAQNDGTQYSMVKTNVLMPGKSPIDLEFRLLNKEGRWQIYDVTVDAVSIIANYRNQFNRIMATKGYSTLIGDLKSKEASLAASMGT
- a CDS encoding outer membrane lipid asymmetry maintenance protein MlaD, producing MYASRATQFIVGLFALLGIVALAILSFRLGQISILPTPSYRLYANFDNISGLKDGDEVDIAGVQIGKVLSEILVGNQARVTMQINHGVKIDDEAIASIRSTGIIGGKYISIQLGPSEKILADGGRIIQTESSFVLENAIGQMINNLGTKPDDQNHNGASGGNQESQQSPPNNPPKK
- a CDS encoding ABC transporter ATP-binding protein: MSFESNGTTTGNAIEVRGLKRRFDRQQVLDGVDLTVPTGTITTIVGPSGCGKTVFLKHLNLLLRPDSGSITIDGIEITKLGNRGLNAVREKFGMLFQAGALFDSMSVFDNVSFPLVEKTDLAREEINRRVQQTLAAVGLEGMEDKFPSELSGGMQKRAALARALVTQPKILMLDEPTTGLDPTRTGSIHRLVRKTQQDFGLTAIVVSHDVPEVFSISDRVAFMHRGKMKLVGTVDELTASGDEDFKQFLAGRAAGDDLENNQVSS
- a CDS encoding MlaE family lipid ABC transporter permease subunit, translating into MSIVELVERLGAFILDGIVALGNFVLFLFRSVLYTLLPPYKPRLALRQVRIIGAESLMLIVLIATFTGMVLGLQGYHTLHLFGAEDSLGTLVGLALVRELGPVLAALMIAARAGSAMAAELGSMQASEQIDALTVMAINPLQYLVSPRMIAGVVSFPILTVTFNVIGIWAGYLVGCRLLGASGGAYFNNLAANMTRHDIALTLYKALVFGVVVMSVCCYKGYHAKRMATGVSRATTEAVVLSSVLVLAWDYFMGSILL
- the cofC gene encoding 2-phospho-L-lactate guanylyltransferase, which encodes MRAILIAAKELAFAKNRLASVLPPAERKILAEAMFRDVLAAALSARNADCVAVVTSDCGLLSLAREGGALAIDEQTPRGLNVAVALATERLVAKGAATVCTVLSDIPAITGGDINEVFDAMPAGGGAVLVPSRDFSGTNVIARSPADVVPTQFGRLSLVRHLDNCQSRNLACRVLRLARPALDLDLPQDLYEFVRASSTTHTLNQLVRLGIAQH
- a CDS encoding tetratricopeptide repeat protein; translated protein: MNRVASAAARKPFYIRGTPMPTIGRISSLLVPAVVLAFATTSVSGCHRESVEDYLAAGDSAMQANKLADAEHQYSEAAKAAPNDPRVHVALGNLYTFEHKPQPAQVEDMKVIDLDPRNPAAHVALGNLYLDQQETRQAEEQYRAAIALDPSHANYYLQLGEVLSREGRSADAEAQYRTAIGLDPKSAQAHLALANFLNSQPGRQAEGDAELSTARILDPKLAASAPPAAGSTEEGAPAGAAASGSTKIKPLNKVFLLTKNSPVYESPDTTSNVVGQVHKKKYVHVVGLAGSYLQIKLRNGTVGFVPETAAE
- a CDS encoding dienelactone hydrolase family protein, with the translated sequence MANEGILEREVDFPGKACTLSAYTAEPQDGPPALPAVIVVQEWWGLNDHIRDVARRFAREGYVAVAPDLYSRQGHKVANDPNTAAQLMGGLKQADGIEDLKTTVAWIRDQKRTRSSKMGIIGFCMGGSYALLLPCESKELSAAAPFYGEIPPDNKIRELSCPVFYAYDTNDGWINRSDVDRLQKALREFGKQGTVKLYPGCSHGFFNDTRPDVYNAEAARDAWHQVLQLFSANLKG